The proteins below come from a single Thermococcus sp. genomic window:
- a CDS encoding tRNA-guanine transglycosylase — MGIDLFDSASYALYAKDDRYLTPEGTKRLEELDYFPCSCPVCSRYTPQELHEMPKEERARLLALHNLWVIREELNRVKQAIKEGTLWELVDERARSHPKMFAAYKRLLEYREYLEKNEPVTKASAFFKVSEEAMSWPIVQRAKERAERVKSKFSETVEHPIFGEIPKYLSLSYPFAQSEGEEDFSITRPARREARNYIMAIAEYQFGEGAGDAFRDAFVELSRKTGMPRQIKAKGRHLATFRAEDGLLTLGIEGAKRLHKVLPFPRMRVVVNEDAEPFAKRGKNVFAKFVVDADPEIRPYDEVLVVNERDELLATGQTLLNGEELRVFQNGLAVKVRRGVGK; from the coding sequence ATGGGGATAGACCTCTTTGACTCAGCCAGCTACGCCCTCTACGCAAAGGACGACCGCTATCTAACACCCGAGGGGACGAAACGCCTGGAGGAGCTCGACTACTTCCCCTGTTCCTGTCCCGTTTGCAGCCGCTACACCCCGCAGGAACTCCATGAAATGCCGAAGGAGGAGCGGGCGAGGCTTTTAGCTCTCCACAACCTCTGGGTCATTCGCGAGGAGCTCAACCGTGTCAAGCAGGCGATAAAGGAGGGGACCCTCTGGGAGCTCGTCGATGAGAGGGCTCGCTCCCACCCGAAGATGTTCGCCGCCTACAAGAGGTTGCTGGAGTACAGGGAGTACCTTGAGAAGAACGAGCCCGTAACCAAGGCGAGCGCCTTCTTCAAGGTCAGCGAGGAAGCGATGAGCTGGCCGATCGTTCAGCGTGCTAAGGAGAGGGCCGAGCGCGTTAAGAGCAAGTTTTCCGAGACGGTAGAACACCCTATATTCGGCGAGATTCCGAAGTACCTCAGCCTGAGCTATCCATTCGCCCAGAGCGAAGGCGAGGAGGACTTCTCTATAACCAGGCCTGCCAGGAGGGAGGCGAGGAACTACATCATGGCCATAGCGGAGTACCAGTTCGGTGAAGGTGCGGGTGATGCCTTTAGAGACGCATTCGTCGAGCTCTCCAGGAAGACCGGCATGCCGCGGCAGATAAAGGCGAAGGGCAGGCACCTCGCGACCTTCAGGGCCGAAGACGGCCTCCTAACGCTCGGGATAGAGGGGGCAAAGAGGCTCCACAAGGTTCTGCCGTTCCCGAGGATGCGCGTGGTGGTCAACGAGGATGCCGAGCCCTTCGCGAAGCGCGGAAAGAACGTCTTTGCCAAGTTCGTGGTCGATGCCGACCCGGAGATAAGACCCTACGACGAGGTTCTGGTCGTGAACGAGAGGGACGAGCTGCTGGCTACCGGCCAGACCCTGCTCAACGGCGAGGAACTCAGGGTCTTCCAAAATGGCCTGGCCGTGAAGGTCAGGAGGGGCGTTGGGAAGTAG
- a CDS encoding ARMT1-like domain-containing protein yields the protein MKIHYECFACAANQCQKIVEMGTDDLGLRKRGVIEAAKFMARINEDSIPAVFGSEVFLGVYRVIGNDDPFRKYKELSNRLAEKIVSDLVEEEIDLKTALKLAIIGNVIDFAVGYSPERIEEDVKAMLGEELYVDHSDELFDRLGKAKTLLYLTDNCGEIYFDRLFIRKLKDAFPHIEVYVAAKDGPIINDATVKDLERAGFGEFARIISTGTRIVGVPLDRVSEEFKEVFERVDVIIAKGQGNFETLSFQFNDILKKEIR from the coding sequence ATGAAGATACACTACGAGTGCTTTGCCTGTGCCGCCAACCAGTGTCAAAAAATCGTCGAGATGGGCACGGACGACTTAGGGCTTAGAAAGAGGGGCGTCATCGAGGCGGCAAAGTTCATGGCAAGGATAAACGAGGATTCAATCCCCGCTGTTTTCGGTAGCGAGGTTTTCCTAGGCGTTTACAGAGTCATAGGCAACGACGACCCGTTCAGGAAATACAAGGAGCTCTCAAACAGGCTCGCCGAAAAGATAGTCTCCGACCTTGTGGAGGAGGAGATAGACCTGAAGACTGCACTAAAGCTCGCCATAATCGGCAACGTGATAGACTTTGCCGTCGGATACTCCCCGGAGAGGATCGAGGAGGACGTTAAGGCGATGCTCGGCGAGGAGCTCTACGTTGACCACTCCGATGAGCTCTTCGATAGGCTGGGGAAAGCTAAGACCCTCCTCTACCTCACGGACAACTGCGGCGAGATTTACTTTGACAGGCTCTTCATAAGAAAGCTGAAAGATGCCTTCCCGCACATAGAAGTCTACGTTGCGGCTAAAGACGGCCCAATAATCAACGACGCAACGGTTAAAGACCTTGAGAGGGCTGGCTTCGGCGAATTCGCCAGAATAATCTCGACGGGGACAAGGATAGTCGGCGTTCCCCTCGATCGGGTCTCGGAGGAGTTTAAGGAAGTTTTCGAGAGGGTCGACGTGATAATAGCAAAGGGACAGGGCAACTTCGAGACTCTCAGTTTTCAGTTTAATGACATTCTAAAAAAGGAGATAAGATAA